tgccactactgggggcatgtgtgtatctggcaatgcactactgggggcatatgtgtatctgacactattggaggcatatgtgtttctggcactattggggcatatgtgtatctggcactattttgGGCAAatttgtatctgacactactggaggcatatgtgtatctggcactattggggcatacgtgtatctggcactgcactactagaggcatatgtgtatctgacactactggaggcatatgtgtatctggcactattggggcatatgtgtatctggcactgcactactgtgggcatatgtgtatctatcactattggggcatatgtttatctggcactacactactgggggcatatatgtatctggcagtattgggggcatatgtgtatctgacattgcaCTTTTTTATTGTCATATGTGGGCCTacttcacagcagcaaatttgttagcaaatgggtaaaaccatgtgcactgcaggggggggggggcagatctaacatgtgcagaaagagttagatttgggtgggttatagtgtttctgtgcagggtaaatactggctgcattatttttacactgcaatttagatttcagtttgaacacaccccacccaaatctaacactctctgcacatgttacatctgccccccccccccccttccctctgcagtgcacatggttttgtccatttgcttacaaatttgctgctgcgatcaggtctgaattaggtaagAGGTTTTTTTCTCCTGGCACCGCGGCTCCTCACATGTGATGTTTAGCAGCAGCAGGACTGAGAATATCACTATTCCTGTCTCATGGTGAGCCATAGTGAATGAGCCCCGGTGTGTGTGAGTGTCacatgtgtcattagtgaccagggCGACGCTGCTGCGATGTGACAGCCTATTATGTAATGTAGAAGCTATTAGGCAATAACACCCGGAGCCGTCTCCGCCCCGTGCTGCACCTCCCAGGCTCCGGTATAAATGCTGGTGCAGGACCAGGTGCTATTATACTAGTGACACCAGACATGAAGCTCGTTGCTGTCTCcctggggctggtcctgctggcagcGGTGGCTGCAGGTAAGTCACATAGATTACTGTAAGTACTGCTTCTGTATATCTCAGGTGGCATGTATTATATTATTGCAGCGTTACATTGTCCTGCTGAGGCTGATTGTGTCATTACACAGTTGTTGTGTGTGTGACACACTGTGACAGGGGATGTACAGGGCACTGCTGGTGCAGGGTGACTGGCAGCTACAAACCATATTCCCTGTCTTTACCCAGTTGTATTATCTACATCTTATAATgaggtgactgtgtgtgtataggtgATGGGTGTGGCCATGCTAGTCAGGTGACCACAGGGCTGCGTTATATAGGTATCGGTACAATGGGGTTATGCAGAGATATTGGCAGAATGGGCATAAAGTACCTTAGAGAAAGGGCGCGGGACGTGTGGGGGGGTTAGGGGCAGATCTGCAGTGACCAGCATCTAAGCAGGCAGAATAGTCATGTATGTGTCATGTATGTGTCAtgtgtgtctgtgtgatcagcactgtagcGTCCTCTCCCTCCCTTACCCCCCTCTCCCAGTGCAGAATTACGTATGCCGCCTCCATAGATTTATATGTATGAGCCCACTCTCTGGACATTGAATGACCTGCAGCTTCCACAGTAGCCAGGGAAGACGCCTGCATAGGCCGTAGCGGTGGGCAGCACCACAGTGACACGCGGAAAGAATTTGCCCATTGGGAATATGGATCTCTGATCCTCATATTCTCCTTCCTGCACCCGCTGCTTGTGGCCAGTACAGATCCCGGTGACCTGTCACCTGGTGCTGGACTAGTGCTGGACTATCATTGGGATGGTAATATTCTCATCTCTCTGTAGAAGGGGTTAATGTGGCAGCTGTAATACACAGGTTATTATTACCTGAATAAATGACGGGAAGCGGCTCCGGGGAAGCCGGGATAAGGAGACTGGGGCGCAGTGATAGCGGCTGGTTGGTGAGAactatacacactgacagcaccacttacacacatctaTGAGCCAGCAGCCTATGTACAGAGACACGGGGCTCCGCTAGGGAGAGACTGAGGCGTAGCGGTACCTCTATATCACTGGCCATACCGctaggccaggggtggggaaccttttttctaccgagggccatatggatatttataaaatccttcgggggccatacaaaaattctcaacttaaaaaattaccctgccccccagtaggtctgccccttagaggtactgtgggtgtggccagttaaaatgggacgtgatacacatatgcccccaatagtgcggtgtcagatccacaattgcccccacagtgccaggtatacaaatgcccccacagtgccaggtatacaaatgccccccacagtgccaggtatacagatgcccccacagtgccaggtgtacaaatgccccccacagtgccaggtatacaaatgcccccacagtgccaggtatacaaatgccctcaaagtgccaggtatacagatgccccccacagtgccaggtatacagatgcccccacagtgccaggtatgcagatgccaccacagtgccaggtatgcagatgcccccacagtgccaggtatacaaatgccccccacagtgccaggtatgcagatgcccccacagtgccaggtatgcagatgcccccacagtgccaggtatgcagatgcccccacagtgccaggtatacaaatgccccccaatgccagttatacagatgccctcacagtgccaggtatacaaatgccctaacagtgccaggtatgcagatgtccccacagtgccaggtatgcagatgtccccacagtgccaggtatgcagatgccccacacggtgccaggtatacagatagaccccccacagtgccaggtatgcagttgccccccacggtgccaggtatgcagttgccccccacggtgccaggtatgcagttgccccccacggtgccaggtatacagatagcccccccacagtgccaggtatgcagttgccccccacggtgccaggtatgcagttgccccccacggtgccaggtatacagatagcccccccacagtgccaggtatgcagttgccccccacggtgccaggtatgcagttgccccccacggtgccaggtatacagatagcccccccacagtgccaggtatgcagttgccccccactgtgccaggtatgcagttgccccccacggtgccaggtatacagatagcTTCCACACGGTGCCAGGTATGCAgttgccccccacggtgccaggtatgcagttgccccccacagtgccaggtatacagatagcccccccacagtgccaggtatgcagttgccccccacggtgccaggtatgcagttgccctccacggtgccaggtatgcagttgccccccacggtgccaggtatactgatagcccccccacagtgccaggtatgcagttgccccccacggtgccaggtatacagatagcccccccacggtgccaggtatgcagttgccccccacggtgccaggtatacagatagcccccccccacggtgccaggtatgcagttgccccccacggtgccaggtatgcagttgccccccacggtgccaggtatgcagttgccccccacggtgccaggtatgcagttgccccccacggtgccaggtatacagatagcccccccaccgtgccaggtatgcagttgcccccacagtgccaggtatacagatagcccccacagtgccaggtatgcagttgcccccacagtgccaggtatgcagttgccccccacggtgccaggtatgcagttgccccccacggtgccaggtatacagatagcccccccacagtgccaggtatgcagttgccccccacggtgccaggtatgcagttgccccccacggtgccaggtatacagatagcccccccacagtgccaggtatgcagttgccccccacggtgccaggtatgcagttgccccccacggtgccaggtatgcagttgccccccacggtgccaggtatacagatagcccccccacagtgccaggtatgcagttgccccccacggtgccaggtatgcagttgccccccacggtgccaggtatgcagttgccccccacggtgccaggtatgcagttgccccccacagtgccaggtatgcagttgccccccacggtgccaggtatacagatagcccccccacggtgccaggtatgcagatagccccccacagtgccaggtatgcagttgcCCCAACGGTGCCACGTATGcagttgcccccacggtgccacgtatgcagttgccccccacggtgccaggtatgcagttgccccccacggtgccaggtatgcagttgccccccacagtgtcaggtatgcagttgccccccacggtgccaggtatgcagttgtcccccacggtgccaggtatacagatagcccccccacggtgccaggtatacagatagcccccccacggtgccaggtatacagatagccccccccacggtgccaggtatgcagttgccccccacggtgccaggtatgcagttgccccccacggtgccaggtatgcagttgccccccacggtgccaggtatgcagttgccccccacggtgccaggtatgcagttggcccccacggtgccaggtatgcagttgccccccacggtgccaggtatacagatagcccccccacggtgccaggtatgcagttgccccccacggtgccaggtatgcagttgccccccacagtgtcaggtatgcagttgccccccacggtgccaggtatgcagttgccccccacagtgtcaggtatgcaGTTGCCCCCCACGGTGTCAGGTATGCAGttggcccccacggtgccaggtatgcagttgccccccacggtgccaggtatgcagttgccccccacggtgccaggtatgcagttgccccccacggtgccaggtatgcagttgccccccacggtgccaggtatacagatagcccccccaccgtgccaggtatgcagttgcccccacagtgccaggtatacagatagcccccacagtgccaggtatgcagttgcccccacagtgccaggtatacaaatgccctcccctctcccctccgtgctgcttaccgtggacgcgatggaggagagcgcggctgtcgggtgggagcggcggcgtgtagttcttcaaatcagccgccggttcgagagccaatcagagctcgcggaccagcagccgcggctcctgattggctgccggtccgcgagctctgattggctcacggaccggcggctggtttgaagttttACTCGCCGCTGGTCCCACTCgacacagccgcgctctcctccgtctccctgctctgacagcagagacaagctgccgccggactgagcggcagcgtgtctcactgacaagctggtgggccggaccaaacggcttcgcgggccggaggttccccacccctgcgctAGGCCCTAGCTGCCACCTGTGTACACGTCTCATTCAGCTTTATAGCCCGGCGCAGGTTACGTGGAGGCTGCTGTAATAAGGAGAGTAGATGTCAGCTGTGGAGTACAAGGAGATATGTATGATAAATATGTCTGACACTGATGAGTTATGGACAATTCATTTATGAGCCAACATCGCCATCTAATGGCCGAGGGCAGTAACTGCTGCAGTGATACTAACAGCCAGCAGCAGATAAGACTCTTCCCAACTTACTGACAGGATTTGggagtgttatattgtttctgtacagggtaaatactggctgctttattattacactgcaatttagatttcagtctaaacacaccccacccaaatctaactctctctgcacatgttacatctgccccacctgcactgtgcacattacatctgccccacctacattgcgcatgttacatctgccccatctgcactgtgcatattacatctcccccacctgtagtgcacatgttacatctgccccacctgcactgtgcacgttacatctgccccccctacattgcacgtgttacatcttctccacctgcactgcacatgttacatctgccccacctgcactgcacatgttacatctgccctacctgcactgcacatgttacatctgccccacctgcactgcacatgttacatctgccctacctgcactgcacatgttacatctgccctacctgcactgcacatgttacatttgccccacctgcactgcacatgttacatctgccctacctgtactgcacatgttacatctgccctacctgtactgcacatgttacatctgccccacctgcactgcacatgttacatctgccctacctgcactgcacatgttacatctgccccacctgcactgcacatggtgttACCCATTAATGTACTTTTCTgatttgctaacaaccctgaatcaGGCCCCTGTTAGTAAATACAGCATGTTAATGTGTTCCAATATAAATACCAGCTGCGTAATAGTCCCGGGGGTTGTACCTCTATGTGTTCTGTATCCACAGGCGCATTTCTCCAATTACTGAGATCAGAATGGGTACAGTGTATTATTATTGGAGCAATACAGATTTATAATGCCCACATACCTGTTATAGAGATActtcttatatacagtatatatatatactaggtgattcatctcgCCCTACAGGCGCTATTcataccgtcgtaaggggctacgcctccttaacccttgcatgcccttgtggcgtgcaatatttgtattatatggagtattccctccaatcataattgtgtgagtggttaaatattgcacggacaaatggCGTGCGATGATTAAGGGGTCgtagcctgatgaatcacctagtaggtacaGTGGTTGGGGGAGTAGCGGGTGCGAgggagacacggatgggggagggggtccgggggtgcctgagggtgggggaggggagggtgtgggGGTGCCCCAGGTGGGGAATGAGATGGGGCAGTGGTGCTGCGGGCGGGgaaggggctggtgcagtggtgctgcgggcgggggaggggagggtgtgtgAGTGCCGGTCCGAAGCCACCACAGGTGGGGGAGAAGTAGTTGCAGGGGTGGAGCCGATGTGGTGGGTGTGGtggtgccagtgccgtaactaggcattttagcgctgtgtgcaagaaatggcattggcatcccccacacacacacacacacacacacttacataaaaTTGggacagtgtgcgccgtaggcgcatgcaaaaaatataggggcatggctacatgggtaaggggtgtggccacaaaataataccagttcatactacggtgcacagtagtaaccattattcaaattacgatgcacagtagcaccactacaccagttggagccccttatacacattacggtagacagggtcctcctttttacacattgcggcagacatcgtccccctttttacacattacggcagacagcgtcccctttttacacattacggcagacagcgtcccctttttacacattatggcagacagcgttcccctttttacacattacggcagacagcgtcctcctttttacacattgcggcagacagcgtcctcctttttccacattacggcagacagcgtccccctttttacacattacggcagacagcgtcctcctttttacacattacggcagacagcatcctcctttttacacattacggtagacagggtCTGCAGacagaataaatagatagagagatagatagacagacagacacttaccatctctcccccctggctcaggcagtcagactcctcggtgctggcagatccctggcatgggagaagaaggaggagcgcagtgtaattggtggtggcgctgctgcagctgtccctctccttccgcattggctggccgccaccgctgttaatgctgggatgagggaagcgcatcccagcattcacaacagcgccagccaatgcggaaggggaGGGACAGCTGTAGCggcaccgctaccaattacatagcgctgctgcggctccagtccccctccctcctcctcctccgagtCTTTTCctgacgctgctcctctcctcttctcctccggcgcacacagcacaggcagctGACATGAAATGCTGGCCGTTGTGCCCTCAGGGCTactacgctgtgtgccaggcacacctggaacacacgtagttacggctctgggtggtgccgtgggtgggggagagtgcaggggttgctgcgggtgggggagggagtccggagccaccgtgggtgctgGAGGGGGGGGTCGCTGAAGGGGTCCGGagttactgtgagtgggggagggggtaatacttctcctcctgtcagcagctaagctgctgtcctccctttggcagtggctctcccggagactcgcacagcagccagtcactattgttagcgccggtgtcccaacgcgccgcattacagggaagaagatgcactcaataaactacagctcccagcaggccttagtacTGGAAtgctccggcgctaagggctgctgggagctgtagtttatgtagtgcgtctacttccctgtaatgcggcgcgttgggacaccggcggtaACAATATTGACTGGCTGGCAGaagtgagtgactggctgaatcagtgtaagaggtgagagtgctgtgcagtgtcagtgacactgcacacccactgcactgcacagcactgtcacctgttacattgattcagcgtccagacattgccctctgcgatatcaccctctctatccgctacatttgccatatcggggcttccaggccagcagcccaggtgctgtgttgcggagtcagggcctctggggatctgggcgcggctgtggcggggaggcacttctgtgacatcacacgcagaggaggctccggggctcagagagtatgcggcgcagggagggatatgaaagccttccgctgcgccgctttcatacacatctatgccggtggccgcagcagcttttgttccacctgtgccacGGTTagtgagtggggattgttgatgccggaggcagcaggcggactggcagcaggacacaggacgctgcagtaaaaggattgttttttcccccctatctacagcgcagagacttgctgcagatgcagtggcataccctccagctgcaccttactggcaggtacaggacctttttttatggtctatactgatttttggctctccaaactcccactgaaagtataggaaaagaggcGGGGCAACGCCACTTTaacagtggccacgcccccttttcgtatttgtagcaatgtttatgtgtacattgttggagggtgtggagctgcagatgcagggggactattttggggtgtgggcctggagctgcagctccatcagccccattgctaatcctgctctgggaacacacagcagccaaagggcagagcctcccattggatgtaacctgtgtgggagggcgtttctcgcccaatcagctgtggactgggtgtgatagatctgcagctaacccaatgagagctcctagccacgcccagcgttagaggcccaggcacagagtcacagatctgggctattatataggagatagtataTATACAGCGCTgccgcagagaggagggggcccgggggggggggggggatccggcTGAGGTGGGGAACACCGGCCTCCTCCTCTCATACAGCGCCCCTGCAAATCCCTCTTCAATATAACCGCTCAGCGGCTCCGCAACACCCTATAGCGGCCCCACCCCCTAACTACCGGAGCATCCGGGGGCACTGCCATGGCGATAGTGGCTGCAGGGTGCTACAAGCACGGGCCAGCAGTGATTACACACCTGGaaccagattattattattattaccactacGGCAATCTGCCTCATTCATGTTGGCAGAAAGGCTGACGCtcagtactgtatattatatataatgagcatatacagttgtgctcgtaagtttacatacccttgcagaatttgtgattttctggccatttctcagagaatatgaatgataactcacaaacgtttctttcactcatggtcagtggttgggtgaagccatttattgtcaaacaactatgTTTACTCTttctaaatcataatgacaacagaaactacccaaatgaacctgatcaaaagtttacataccctggagattttgtcctgataacatgcacacaagttgacacaaacgggtttgaatggctactaaaggtaaccaccctcagctgtgatctgtttgcttgtaatcagtgtgtgtgtgtgtgtataaaaggtcagtgagtttctggactcctgaaagacccttgcatctttcatccagtgctgcactgacgtgtctggattctgagtcatggggaaagcaaaagaattgtcaaaggatctgtgggaaaaggtaagTGAACTGAatgaaacaggaaagggatataaaaagaaatccaagcaattgagaatgccaatcagcagtcttcaaactctaattaagaagtagaAAATGAGGGAATCTGTGGAAACCAAATAATGGTCAGGTAGactaacaaaaatttcagccacaactgccaggaaaattgttcaggatgcaaagaaaaatccacaaataacttcagctgaaatacaggactctctgaaaaaaagtggtgtggttgtttcaagatgcacaataaggaggccttTGAAGAAAattggctgcatggtcgagtcgccagaagaaagccattactacgcaaatgccacaaagcattccacttacaatactccaaacagcacagagacaagcctcaaaacttctggaacaaagtcatttggagtgatgagaccaaaattgaactttttggccacaaccataaacgttacatttggagaggagtcaacaaggcctatgatgaaaggtacaccattcctactgtgaaacacggaggtggatcgctgatgttttggggatgggtgagctacaaaggcactggaaacttggtcaaaattgatggcaagatgaatgcagcatgttatcagaaaatactggaggaatatttgcactcatcagcccggaagctgcgcatggggcgtacttcatacttacctactttgctgcctcctcctccgggaggtggcagcgttgtaggtgtatcgggggcgtggccggcagcaggagagCCGGTTCGGAGGCGTGGCCGGCAGTagaatgggcggtccgggggcgtggcttcacggtcgcgtcatcgtgactcccccccctgctgtgctgtgccgagaaacgaggcgctgcatagcggggggtggagctacgatgacgcgttcagcgcgaatcgcgtcatcggaccccctcgggccgcccgcacattctctgctgcgggcggcagagggggagagcgggaggcttgcccacctttccggggggttgggagggtcacccgattttcgggagcctcctggccattccgggagggtaggcaagtatggcgtacttggacgttccaacatgacaatgatccaaaacacaaggccaagtcgacctgtcattggctacagcagaataaagtgaaggttctggagtggccatctcagtctcctgacctcaatatcattgaaccACTCGGGGGAgacctcaaacgtgcagttcatgcaagacagcccaagaatttacaggaaccggAGGCTTTTTTCCAAGAAGAATGGgcggctttaccatctgagaagataaagagcctcatccacaactaccacaaaagacttcaagctgtcattgatgttaatggGGGCAAtatacggtattaagaactggggtatgtaaacttttgatcagggtcatttgggtagtttctgttgtcattatgatttagaaagagtaaacacagttgtttgacaataaatggcttcacccaaccactaaccatgagtgacagaaaagtttgtgagttatcattcatatcattcatattctcatataaaatcacaaattctgctagggtatgtaaacttatgagcacaactgtagatGTGACAGCGGCTGTCCCTGCTTCCTAGGCTATGTCCTCTGTATATACCAGGGCCACCAGCGAGTGATGTGTCTTTCTCTCTCTACAGCGGAGAAACCAGGCGACTGTCCGGTGACCCCTACGTTAATAAAATGTGAAAAGGACCCGAATCCCGGGTGTGGGAGTGACTCGGACTGTGGCAGCTACCTGAAGTGCTGTAACTACGCCTGCCACATACAATGCGTGGAACCTGCCGGTAAGTGGAGCTGACGGATGCAGTCGCATTCTGATAGTTGCAGTCCATGCACATGCGCAGATTGGCAAAAATCGCTCATTTGTGATGGCGCTCGTTCAGTTAACTGCAACTGGCtgagatcgcatgctgggggccgcccaccgCGCAAATTCCCGGCAGCGATGTCATcgaccgcccagcatgcaaattccCCTCAACGCTGCGTCACCGTCTCATGAACGccactgcctgtcactcaggcCCAGGGGTCCGCATAACAGAGATGAGATCGCATCTCCCCGCCCGCGTACAGGTCCTGCGCGCATGCACTGCATGGGAATGTGAGGAGATGCGACTGCTGCTGAATTCCCCCCCTATATACTGTCATTGGAAATGAATCGGGGTTGGGTGTATACATTCCTGTAGGAGGGTCTTTTGCTGCAGCACTTACACCAAGCAATCATTTCCTACTGCCCGGATTAAGTCTCTGCCCCCAGCGGAAAGATGCTCAGAACGGCCCGCTCGGGGGTAAAGGGCACAAAGGTGACCCGGTGGGTCTCAGCGTCCCGTCTTACCCACCTCCAGAGCCCTGGACCCCTGGGCACTCCCAGAGACAGTGATAAACCAACTGTGCACACCATCAGCAATCCGGAGCCCCGGTGTACAGTGCAGAGTAACATGTGCGGTttataaacacatatacacaatatatatatactacatatacataacatatatacatatacacaatacatatacacaatactagagttttgtgttttggttttcgattcggttccgtggtcgtgttttggatctggacgcattttggcaaaacctcccttaaaattttttgttggattcagctgtgttttggattcgggtgttttttttttcttcaaaaaacccctcaaaaacagcttaaatcatagaatttgggggtcattttgatcccatagtattattaacctcaataaccatcatttccactcatttccagtagtgataagtctattctgaacacctcacacctcacaatattatttttagtactaaaatttgcaccgaggtcgctggatgactaagctaagcgacacaagtggccgacacaaacacctggcacctctaggagtggcactgcagtgtcacgcaggatggcccttcaaaaaattgcccccaaac
The Pseudophryne corroboree isolate aPseCor3 chromosome 4, aPseCor3.hap2, whole genome shotgun sequence DNA segment above includes these coding regions:
- the LOC134911050 gene encoding WAP four-disulfide core domain protein 5-like; the protein is MKLVAVSLGLVLLAAVAAAEKPGDCPVTPTLIKCEKDPNPGCGSDSDCGSYLKCCNYACHIQCVEPAGKKPGECLVVNTFAPCGDSTITDCTSDWACGGSQKCCDTGCHIQCADPVAKS